One segment of Podarcis muralis chromosome 17, rPodMur119.hap1.1, whole genome shotgun sequence DNA contains the following:
- the LOC114588072 gene encoding olfactory receptor 10T2-like, producing MGRENQTIVTEFILAGFSNFPDLKIPLFVVFSLMYLITLMGNIIIITAIRLNRSLHIPMYFFLSILSFSEICYTLVIIPNMLANLLREKTTISFIGCATQMCIFLGFGCTDCFLLAVMGYDRYVSICKPLRYQILMNQRLCTKLVACSVSLAFIFSTSETLIIFTLPFCGPNELKHYLCDLAPLLELACGHNYIGEIVIFIISFLVVICSFLFILLSYILIANTVLKIPTTAGKRKAFSTCASHLIVVVVHFGCAGIIYLGPKSSYTLDETIFISVSYTMVTPLLNPLVYSLRNKDVQIALKKSLGKSSCTQRM from the coding sequence ATGGGAAGAGAAAATCAAACTATAGTGACAGAATTTATCCTTGCTGGATTTTCTAATTTCCCAGACCTGAAGATTCCATTGTTTGTGGTGTTCTCTCTCATGTACCTGATAACTTTGATGGGAAATATAATCATCATCACTGCGATACGGCTTAACCGCAGCCTCCACatccccatgtacttcttcctctccatcctctcCTTCTCAGAAATCTGCTACACACTCGTCATTATCCCCAATATGCTTGCAAATCTTCTAAGAGAGAAGACgaccatttccttcattggctGTGCTACTCAGATGTGCATTTTCCTGGGCTTTGGGTGCACAGATTGTTTTCTTCTAGCAGTGATGGGGTATGACCGATATGTCTCCATATGCAAGCCTTTACGTTATCAGATTCTGATGAATCAAAGACTCTGCACCAAACTGGTGGCTTGTTCAGTATcacttgcatttattttttctACATCAGAGACTCTAATCATATTTACCTTGCCTTTCTGTGGACCAAATGAACTTAAGCACTACTTGTGTGATTTAGCACCATTGCTTGAATTAGCCTGTGGCCATAACTACATAGGAGAAAttgttattttcattatttcatttttggTTGTAATTTGTTCATTCTTGTTCATCCTTCTCTCATACATTTTAATTGCAAACACTGTCTTGAAAATCCCCACAACGGCTGGGAAGCGAAAAGCCTTTTCCACTTGTGCCTCCCATCTTATCGTGGTCGTGGTGCACTTTGGGTGTGCTGGCATTATCTATTTAGGGCCCAAATCCAGTTACACGCTAGATGAGACtatttttatttctgtctcttacacAATGGTGACTCCATTGTTGAACCCCTTAGTATACAGCCTGCGAAACAAAGATGTCCAAATAGCGCTTAAgaaatcgctgggcaaaagctcctGCACCCAAAGAATGTGA